From the Montipora capricornis isolate CH-2021 chromosome 2, ASM3666992v2, whole genome shotgun sequence genome, one window contains:
- the LOC138030129 gene encoding uncharacterized protein, giving the protein MFLHGIIVSFQIASFIIPSHSEASKSTAIANLTTTIISGQTIPASFPITTTIASSVRVNSTRLYSADTRTIQPTTSSTTTNVHSSSVVVHPTRTAPSQGALQAVLLFVSKMTVSQFEEKKKSFLLTLRAMVVSYCSQRYCAEIVENRKRRETTSWEVYIVTGFPKESINIPGDLLIAFFVSTGENKFLSNHHLLSIVQEHQSNLSRVLGKEIAGARAFTLNEVKTTKSSSGTSLKSLLLYIFFGAFVGVLLILAVCISVACWIGRKEEKKNQQRPLTISSLELVET; this is encoded by the exons ATGTTTCTGCACGGGATAATCGTGTCTTTTCAAATAGCGTCCTTTATCATTCCCTCTCATTCAGAAGCAAGCAAATCTACTG CAATCGCCAATTTGACAACCACAATTATCTCTGGCCAGACAATACCAGCATCGTTTCCCATTACAACAACAATTGCTTCATCAG TAAGAGTTAATTCCACTAGATTATACTCCGCGGACACAAGAACTATTCAGCCCACTACATCTTCTACTACCACGAATGTTCACTCTTCATCAG TGGTTGTGCACCCCACAAGAACTGCGCCATCCCAGGGTGCTTTGCAGGCTGTATTATTGTTTGTGTCAAAGATGACTGTAAGTCAA ttcgaggaaaagaaaaagagcTTTCTGTTGACATTGAGAGCTATGGTGGTATCCTATTGTTCACAAAGATATTGTGCAGAAATTGTCGAAAACCGAAAGAG ACGAGAAACGACCTCTTGGGAAGTATACATCGTAACAGGATTTCCTAAAGAAAGTATCAACATCCCTGGCGACCTATTGATAGCATTTTTCGTGTCAACCGGTGAAAACAAATTCTTATCAAATCACCATCTTTTGTCCATCGTTCAAGAGCACCAGAGCAATCTTAGTCGTGTGCTTGGCAAGGAGATCGCTGGCGCGCGAGCATTTACCTTAAATGAAGTCAAGACAACAAAGTCGAGTAGCGGGACATCTCTCAAGAGCCTGCTGTTATACATTTTCTTTGGTGCATTCGTAGGAGTCCTTCTCATTTTGGCAGTGTGTATATCTGTCGCCTGTTG GATCGGccgaaaagaagagaagaagaacCAACAGAGACCACTGACCATAAGTAGTTTGGAGTTGGTTGAAACTTGA
- the LOC138031376 gene encoding uncharacterized protein — MAMSIVQHGQAPNFLAPEIYAYFSGNLQIQDITSPSHREFCEKIQRATNEELPDILQAEDAYPFLEKVGYHGVPARETKESIENVVRSICINLQVGKVLPQLVQLHEGLSTCGVLGAVWESAFVAGAGYSVTANNLIEEIHPEFSVSQMKKEKEADCYHYLCEFIHSLEAKSIEELGVTELLKWLNGSRNYPPLVFHKNIRCQFLHGCPGSCKCRPTTSTCDLVFTLPVHLNTEEEMGLLMTSALTDSFGFTLL, encoded by the exons ATGGCAATGTCCATTGTGCAGCATGGACAAGCACCAAACTTTTTGGCACCTGAGATCTATGCATATTTCAGTGGAAATCTTCAAATACAAGACATAACATCTCCAAGCCACAGGGAGTTTTGTGAAAAG ATTCAAAGAGCAACAAATGAAGAGCTCCCAGACATATTGCAAGCAGAAGATGCTTATCCTTTTCTTGAAAAGGTCGGTTATCATGGGGTGCCGGCAAGGGAGACTAAAGAATCAATTGAAAATGTTGTGAG ATCAATCTGCATAAATTTGCAAGTGGGCAAGGTTCTCCCACAGTTGGTGCAATTACATGAAGGTTTGTCCACATGTGGTGTCCTTGGTGCAGTGTGGGAATCAGCATTTGTTGCTGGTGCTGGTTATAGTGTTACAGCCAACAACCTGATAGAGGAAATACACCCTGAATTTAGTGTTAGCcagatgaagaaagaaaaagaagcagaCTGTTACCACTATTTGTGTGAATTTATTCACAGCCTTGAAGCAAAGT CCATAGAAGAGCTTGGTGTGACCGAATTACTGAAATGGCTGAATGGCTCACGCAACTATCCTCCCCTTGTCTTTCACAAAAATATCAGGTGCCAGTTCCTTCACGGATGCCCGGGTAGTTGTAAATGCAGGCCAACAACCTCCACTTGTGACTTAGTGTTTACACTACCTGTGCATCTCAACACAGAAGAAGAGATGGGATTGCTCATGACATCTGCACTGACAGATAGCTTTGGCTTTACGTTGCTGTAA
- the LOC138030139 gene encoding protein usf-like — protein sequence MLLFEELPGFLTVLLNLHMRFDSVHVQKEPVNFTSTNPLGDCPGSLNGAMRYPSKCLIVVQEWWGMNEQIKEQARDIGELGKFVTLVPDLYRGKVAKTSTEAIHLVTNLDYPGAVKDIQGAAQYMLKSGCKKVGITGFCMGGSLSLAAAALVPEISAAAPFYGIPPPQLADVSTIKIPLQCHFGKNDTSNTANPTKYGELRQQLDAGGVDYEFYEYEAGHAFTNPHSANYNKTIAELSVGRMIDFMNKHLAS from the exons atgCTGCTTTTCGAAGAACTACCTGGGTTTTTAACTGTCCTTCTCAATCTGCACATGAGGTTTGACTCGGTGCATGTGCAAAAAGAGCCAGTTAATTTCACTTCAACGAATCCACTTGGAGACTGTCCCGGGTCGCTGAACGGAGCTATGCGATACCCGAGCAAATGCTTGATTGTAGTCCAAGAATGGTGGGGTATGAACGAGCAAATTAAAGAACAGGCAAGAGACATTGGTGAACTGGGCAAATTTGTCACCTTGGTACCTGATTTATACAGGGGAAAAGTAGCAAAGACAAGCACAGAAGCGATTCATTTGGTCACCAACTTGGATTATCCAG GTGCTGTGAAAGACATACAAGGTGCAGCCCAGTATATGCTCAAGTCAGGCTGCAAGAAAGTTGGCATCACTGGTTTCTGTATGGGAGGATCACTATCTCTGGCAGCTGCTGCTCTTGTACCAGAAATCTCTGCTGCTGCTCCTTTTTATGGCATTCCACCTCCACAGCTCGCGGACGTGTCCACCATAAAAATCCCACTTCAGTGCCATTTTGGTAAAAATGACACTTCCAACACGGCAAACCCGACTAAGTACGGTGAGCTGAGGCAGCAGTTGGATGCAGGAGGTGTGGATTACGAATTTTATGAATATGAGGCAGGCCACGCGTTCACGAATCCACACAGTGCTAACTATAACAAAACCATCGCTGAATTGTCTGTGGGAAGAATGATCGATTTTATGAACAAGCATTTAGCTAGCTAA